A genomic window from Prunus persica cultivar Lovell chromosome G2, Prunus_persica_NCBIv2, whole genome shotgun sequence includes:
- the LOC18785252 gene encoding protein SAD1/UNC-84 domain protein 1 yields the protein MSASTVSITANPATTTRRRTVVAVEKKSTNIELVSAEKADGKAETGGNSKDLSHHSIRGEPGLDRSAHGKKTGPNSTISPPSNRRSRRSVAVDPNPRWVTVLRIFAKNFILLLLIVGLFQIVRRLALRSGDGVPMAFSDLEGRIAEVESFVKKTTKMVQVQVEVVDRKIESEVGGLKREVEKKIEDKGVALERDLRKLEARNEGLERSVDDLRSVEWLSKQEFERVYEELKKAAKSGEDGEFGARLDDIRAYARNVVEKEIEKHAADGLGRVDYALASSGAFVVKHSEPYLVGKASNWVFLKSTKNGVHGDADKMLRPSFGEPGQCFPLKGSSGFVQIKLRTPIIPEAITLEHVAKSVAYDRRSAPKDCRVSGWLRAHDDLEVDTEKMFSLAEFTYDLEKSNAQTFDVLDSAVSGLVDTVRLDFTSNHGSASHTCIYRLRVHGHEPDAVSMMTMQLS from the exons ATGTCGGCTTCGACCGTATCTATAACGGCGAACCCGGCCACAACGACTCGACGGCGTACCGTGGTGGCTGTCGAGAAAAAGTCGACAAACATCGAACTTGTCTCCGCCGAAAAGGCCGACGGCAAAGCCGAAACCGGCGGTAATTCTAAGGATCTGAGCCACCACTCGATCCGAGGCGAACCGGGTCTCGACCGGTCGGCCCATGGCAAGAAGACCGGTCCCAATTCCACCATTTCACCACCCTCCAATCGTCGCTCTCGCAGAAGCGTAGCCGTTGATCCCAATCCTCGATGGGTCACCGTCCTCCGAATCTTTGCCAAGAACttcattcttcttctgttgATTGTGGGTTTGTTTCAGATAGTCAGAAGACTCGCTCTGCGGTCCGGGGATGGGGTTCCTATGGCGTTTTCGGACTTGGAAGGTCGCATTGCGGAGGTTGAATCGTTTGTGAAGAAGACTACGAAGATGGTTCAGGTTCAAGTGGAGGTTGTGGACCGGAAGATCGAGAGTGAGGTTGGAGGGTTGAAGAGAGAAGTGGAGAAGAAGATCGAGGACAAAGGGGTTGCGTTGGAGAGGGATTTGAGGAAATTGGAGGCGAGAAATGAAGGTTTGGAGAGATCGGTGGACGATTTAAGGAGCGTGGAGTGGTTGTCTAAGCAGGAGTTCGAAAGGGTGTACGAGGAGTTGAAGAAGGCGGCGAAGAGCGGCGAGGATGGAGAATTCGGTGCTAGGTTGGATGATATAAGGGCGTATGCGAGGAATGTTGTTGAGAAGGAAATAGAGAAGCATGCGGCAGATGGGCTTGGTAGGGTGGATTATGCTTTGGCCAGTAGTGGGGCTTTCGTTGTGAAGCACTCAGAGCCATATTTGGTGGGGAAAGCGAGTAATTGGGTGTTCTTGAagagtaccaaaaatggggTTCACGGTGATGCCGATAAGATGCTAAGACCGAGTTTTGGAGAGCCTGGGCAGTGTTTTCCCTTGAAAGGGAGTAGTGGGTTTGTCCAGATTAAGCTGCGGACCCCAATTATTCCCGAGGCTATCACTCTGGAACATGTTGCAAAG aGTGTCGCTTATGACAGACGGAGTGCTCCTAAGGACTGCAGGGTCTCTGGGTGGCTGCGAGCACATGATGATCTAGAAGTTGATACAGAGAAAATGTTCAGTCTTGCTGAATTCACTTACGACCTTGAGAAGAGCAATGCTCAGACATTCGATGTCTTGGACTCAGCGGTGTCCGGCCTAGTTGACACAGTGAGGTTGGACTTCACATCCAACCATGGAAGCGCTTCTCATACATGCATATATCGATTAAGAGTGCATGGCCATGAACCTGATGCTGTTTCTATGATGACCATGCAACTGTCTTAA